Proteins encoded by one window of Microbulbifer salipaludis:
- a CDS encoding MarR family winged helix-turn-helix transcriptional regulator, with protein MSSDKELDSLNLDRQLCFALYAASRAMTRAYQPMLRELGITYPQYLVLLVLWQWENEGRELEECTVSALGEQLMLDSGTLTPLLKRMEVQGHVTRARSKRDERVTLIRITTSAQQLRQDAKVWRDKALSGLSLPRARMAALHEELWALLAELRAATVS; from the coding sequence GTGTCTTCAGACAAGGAGCTAGATTCCCTCAATCTTGACCGGCAATTGTGTTTTGCACTTTATGCGGCGTCGCGGGCGATGACCCGTGCCTATCAGCCAATGCTGCGTGAGCTCGGCATTACCTATCCGCAATACCTGGTGTTGCTGGTGTTGTGGCAGTGGGAAAACGAGGGGCGTGAGCTAGAGGAATGTACGGTGAGCGCACTGGGCGAGCAGTTGATGCTGGATTCCGGCACCCTCACGCCTTTGCTCAAGCGCATGGAGGTGCAAGGTCATGTGACCCGGGCGCGCAGTAAACGGGATGAGCGAGTGACGCTGATTCGTATCACTACTTCTGCCCAGCAACTGCGGCAGGATGCGAAAGTCTGGCGCGATAAGGCGTTGAGCGGGTTGTCGCTACCGCGCGCGCGCATGGCTGCGCTGCACGAAGAGTTATGGGCGTTGCTGGCGGAGCTTCGCGCCGCCACGGTATCTTAG
- a CDS encoding glutathione peroxidase has protein sequence MSDIFTIPVQANDGQESTLAQYKGKVLLIVNTASKCGFTPQYKGLEDLYQKYKDKGLVILGFPCNQFGKQEPGSDSEIQEFCTLNYGVSFPVYAKLDVNGADAHPLFTQLKKSAPGILGTEGIKWNFTKFLVNREGEVVNRYAPKDKPESLAEDIEKLL, from the coding sequence ATGAGCGACATTTTCACCATCCCTGTGCAGGCCAATGATGGGCAAGAGTCCACACTGGCGCAGTACAAAGGCAAAGTCCTGCTGATCGTCAATACGGCAAGTAAGTGTGGATTTACCCCTCAATACAAAGGCCTGGAAGACCTTTACCAGAAATACAAGGATAAGGGGCTCGTGATTCTCGGTTTTCCCTGCAACCAGTTTGGTAAGCAGGAACCGGGGAGTGATAGCGAGATACAGGAGTTCTGCACGTTGAATTATGGCGTGAGCTTTCCCGTATACGCCAAGCTGGATGTAAATGGCGCTGATGCGCATCCGCTGTTTACCCAGCTCAAGAAGTCCGCGCCGGGCATTCTGGGAACTGAGGGAATCAAGTGGAACTTCACTAAGTTTCTGGTGAACCGTGAGGGCGAGGTGGTGAACCGCTATGCGCCCAAGGACAAACCGGAATCACTGGCAGAAGACATTGAAAAACTGCTTTGA